One region of Ananas comosus cultivar F153 linkage group 9, ASM154086v1, whole genome shotgun sequence genomic DNA includes:
- the LOC109715647 gene encoding uncharacterized protein LOC109715647, whose translation MPFQIKIQPMDSKQAARGDPAKQGGRSRLKRLFERQLPSVLMAGGEEREREREREREKERDEGKGEGEPSSVGLDRMVLSFIEESNDRPPRGRCNCFNGHHDDSSDDELDLYFADAPRSAAAAAAVAPVDAAELLKGLVPCTSVAERNLLADASKILDRSKGPKGKDNSRSLLADGLRTLGYDAAICKSRWDRTPSYPAGEHEYVDVVVVPGGRRLIVEVDFRSEFEIARSTKAYRAALQSLPPIFVGSSDRLAQIVSLLSDAARLSLKKKGLHFPPWRKSEYMRAKWLSPFLRLPEPPQPPPKPDSPTPFDLLRLAHAALPPPDDRITVLVVSAPPQPEVVTTGFASDF comes from the exons ATGCCGTTCCAGATCAAGATCCAGCCGATGGATTCGAAACAGGCGGCGCGGGGCGATCCCGCAAAGCAGGGGGGGAGGTCGCGGCTGAAGCGGCTCTTCGAGCGCCAGTTGCCGAGCGTCCTCATGGCCGGGGGCGAggaaagggagagggagagggagagggagagggagaaggagagggacgagggcaagggcgagggcgaacCGAGCTCCGTGGGCCTCGACCGCATGGTGCTCAGCTTCATCGAGGAGAGCAACGATCGCCCCCCGCGGGGCCGCTGCAACTGCTTCAACGGCCACCACGACGACAGCTCCGACGACGAGCTCGACCTCTACTTCGCCGACGCCccccgctccgccgccgccgccgccgccgtcgcccccGTCGACGCCGCCGAGCTCCTCAAG GGTTTGGTCCCCTGCACGAGCGTGGCCGAGCGCAACCTCCTCGCCGACGCCTCGAAGATCCTGGACCGTAGCAAGGGGCCCAAGGGCAAGGACAACTCCCGCTCCCTCCTCGCCGATGGCCTCAGAACCCTCGGCTACGACGCCGCCATTTGCAAATCTCGCTGGGACCGAACCCCTTCTTACCCCGCCG GGGAGCACGAGTACGTGGACGTGGTGGTGGTCCCCGGCGGCCGCCGCCTCATCGTGGAGGTGGACTTCCGCTCGGAGTTCGAGATCGCGCGGTCCACGAAGGCCTACCGCGCCGCCCTCCAATCCCTGCCGCCGATCTTCGTGGGCTCCTCCGACCGCCTCGCCCAGatcgtctccctcctctccgACGCCGCCCGCCTGAGCCTCAAGAAGAAGGGCCTCCACTTCCCCCCCTGGCGCAAGTCCGAGTACATGCGCGCCAAATGGCTCTCCCCCTTCCTCCGCCTCCCCGAACCCCCCCAACCACCCCCCAAACCCGACTCCCCCACCCCCTTCGACCTGCTGCGTCTCGCCCACGCTGCCCTCCCCCCTCCCGACGACCGGATCACCGTCCTCGTCGTCTCGGCGCCGCCGCAGCCCGAAGTCGTCACTACCGGGTTCGCTTCCGATTTTTGA